In the genome of Sulfurimonas autotrophica DSM 16294, the window ATTTAAAAATGATTCTTTAATGATCATATTTAGTAAAATTATTATATTTAATCATCTGATTAAGAACTTTTATATAGTCTGGTCCCATTTCAGAGTACTTATCCAAACCTGAAGTTATTTTATAAGGGTCATTGCAAAGTAAACGTAGTTGACGGAACTTACTGTATGCCTTTCCTTTAGCCATCATTTCACAATAGGCACGTATTGAGTCTTCAATCGTATCAAATTTTCTTAACCATACAGTTTGTTTACCACCTCTTTTTTCACCTGCAGCAATGCGTGGTTCATTTGTATTTGAACTCCAGATCCCAAAAACATTATTTGCCTCCCTAAAAAACCTTGAGGTTGCCCATGAGCTTTCCATCGCTGCTTGAGCTAATGTGATACTGACAGGATGTGGTTTTAATCGTGCCAATAGATCTTCATCGCTTTTAGCCTTATACTTTTTTTTCAATAATTCAATCTCTTGAGTATTTGTTTTATTTTGAATATATTTTGCAATTCTTTCATACCTCTGCATCAGTTCATCATGCACCTTGCGCACGGTCGGCACCAGTAATTTTATAAATCTTTTTTTTCTCTCTTTAACTGACATCTGATGTACAGGCGCTTTTACTGCTTCTCGCTTTGCAGTATTATTGTTTTCGTTCAATCCAAAAAGAGACAAGCTCATACATGACAATAAGATTAATTTGATTACTTATCCTTTTAAAAAATATCTACAAACACTAAAGTCGTAGATACTCCCATTTCAATTAGTAAAAGATAAAGAAGATAGCTTACAACTAAGAATGCAATAATTTGTAAAAATAAAAATAGTATTGGTAAAATTTTTGATTTTCTTCTTCTGTCATACATCTTGCCTCCTCCTCAATAAAATTTATTTCTTTTACATATAAGTAAGTGCCAGACCATAATAAATGACACTTAATTGTAACTATTGTAACTGAATGAAAATAAAAGATATATAAATATCTTAACTTATCTTCTTCTATAAGAGAGTGCCTCAAGCAAGTGTTCTTTTTGAATAAGCTCCGACTTATGTAAATCTGCGATTGTACGAGCAACTTTTTGTATCTTCTTTATACTTCTGAATGAAAGTGAAAATCTGCCTATTGCCGTCTGCAGTGTTTCATAAGATTCATTATCCATCCTACAAAAAGTATCTAAATCTTTGTCCTGCAAGTGCGCATTAAATTCTCTTTGTCCGCGTTTTTTGCAAAAAATATGTGCTTCAACTACCATCTTATGCATCTCTTTGGATGAGAAACTCGCACAATCATTGGCATTTACATTTTGCATTACTACATTTAAATCTATTCTGTCTAAAAATGGTTCTGAGAGGCGATTTTTGTATTTTTGAATTTCTAAGTCACTGCATCTGCACTCTTTATGTAAATCTAGTAAATTTCCGCAAGGACAAGGATTCATAGCGCCTACAAACAAAAACTTAGCTGGATATTCCACTTTGGAATTTACTCTGGAAATTCTTATTTTTGCATCCTGCATTGGTTCTCTGAGTGATTCGAGAACAGCTTTTGAAAAATGCGGCAGTTCATCAAAAAACAATATTCCATTGTTTGCAAGCCCTACTTCACCAATTTTAGCCTTGTGGCTTCCACCTCCGAAAATACTTGCCGGAGTCGAACTGTGATGTGGGTTTTTAAGTGCTCTATGGGGTTTAAATTCCGGTTCATACCCTTCTAAAACTTCAAGCTTGGCCACATCCAAAATTTCACTCGCAGTCATCGGAGGAAGAATATAACGCAGTCTGTTTGCAATCATACTTTTACCGCATCCCGGACTTCCTTCTAAAATTATATTATGAAATCCTGCCGCTGCTATTAAAGCTGCTCTTTTTGCAACATCCTGCCCTTTTACATCTATAAAGTCTTCTGAATACTCTTTAACATAATAATATTTTTGTGCATCAATTTCATAATGGGGGTAATTAATCTCGCTTTGTTTGATATTCGGCAATGCAGTTTCTTGATTTTTGAGTATTTCTACTGCTTCTTTTAAACTTTTTACACCATAAAACGAAACATTTGGTATTTTGGAAAGCTTTTGAAGTGATTCAAAAGGCACTATTGCTTGAGATATCAGACCTTGATTAGCAAGAGAAAGTATCAAAGGGTAGAGCTGTATATTTTCTTTTACACTGCCGTCAAGCCCTAATTCTCCAAATACAAACCAGCGGCTCAAATCAACATCGCTCTCATTTAAAAGTATAAGCACTGCCATACTTAAATCAAACTGCGAACCTGATTTTGCAAGTTCAGATGGAGCGAGTAGAAATGTGATTCGTTTAGGAGGAAATGAAAATTCATTGCTCAAAAGTGCAGATTTTACCCGTTCTTTTGATTCTGTAATAGCAGTAGAGGCCATTCCTACTATAGAAAATGATGGTAAGCCTTTTGTCAATGTTGATTCTACGTCAACAACTTTGGCATCAACTCCTTCATATGTCGCACAACGAACTTTTTTCATAGAACCAACCTTCTTTTAGTTGGTTCAATAGTAGCTAATTACTTTAGATGTAAGGAATAAAATGACAATTTGTCATATTATTTAGCGTGCTTCTTCTCTTTTTGCATTCTTTTATACTCTTTTTCAAACTTCTTACGACGAGCATAGGAGAGTTTATCTATAAAAAGTATCCCCTCTAAATGATCCATTTCATGCTGGATTGCTATAGCTAAAAGCCCATCTGCATCTAGTGTTTTCGTATTGCCATATCTGTCTTGATAGTTTATAACAACATTATCATAACGTTTGATATCTTCATAAAATTGAGGAACACTCAAACATCCCTCTTGGTAAGTTGTCTCACCGCTTTTATGTGTCATTACCGGATTGATTATTTCAAGCAAGTTTTCAGGAGGCTGCTCACCGTCTTCATCCGGGACATTTAAAATAAGTGCCCGAATTGGATACGCAACCTGAATTGCGGCGAGTCCTATACCGTTTGTATTTATCATTAATGGATTCATCGCATCTAAAAGTTTATGTAAAGAGGCATCAAATTCTTTGACTTCACAAGATTTTTTTCTTAATGTTTTATCCGGGTATTCAACTATATTTAACTTCATATTCTAAAAATATTTCCTGTTCTTATGATCTTAATGAAACGGCATAATTCATACTTTTTTGCTCATAAGCTTTTTGTATGCCGTCCATTGCGCTTACCACTATCTCTTCAACGGAATGTTCAGAATCTATATTTGTCACACCGATAGAAATTTTCAACTGAATCTCTCTGTCTGCCAAAAAGAAGTTAGAGTTTGAGACCAAATCACATAATCTTTCACTTGCTTTTTTAGCACTCTCTATATCTGTATGCTTTAGCAGCATTGCAAAAACACCGTTTCCATAATGAGCAACTATATCGCTTCGTCTTGACGTTTTTAAAAGAAGTCTGGCGATTGTTCTTGTCATCAGCAAAATCGCTTTATCATTATTTACACTTTTTTTAAGCTCACGGGAAAGTTCTATCATAATAAGCGAACTCTTATGATTAAACTCTTTAATAAGCCCAATTTCCTGCTCAATTTTGGTGAGCAGATAGCGTTTATTGTAAACACCGAATTTATTGTCAAATATAGTCTCATTCTCAACACTTTTAACAATCTTGGCAGTGTCGTCATAGATAGTTTTCATTTGAGAACTTTGTGTTTTCAGAATTGAATTAAGCTTGGAAACATCCCCTTCTAAAATATCAATAACATTCAATGTTGCTTTGACTTCTGGTGTACTCTCAAGCTCTTTTTTTCTTTTTTCTAAAATTTTTGTCATCAAAGACATGTTTTTATAAAGGTTAGCAGTAACGGTGAGTATACTTTTTATTGAAGTGAAACCCTGTTTAAGGTTTTGTTCTAAAAGAATAGTGCTTTCATCATCATTATTCTCTTCAAGTTCTAAAATTGAATGGATCTGTTTACGAAGATTTTCACTCTTATCTTCTAGTAATCTGTCAAAATAGAGTGAAAAGTTGTTTGGAGTAGGCGGTAAATTATCTGCAATGAGTGCATTTAAAACCTCTTTTGCATAAATTTCAATATCGCTAGAAGAACTGTCAATATCCAAACTTTTTATAGCCGGTGATTTTCCATTAGATCCCTCAAGACTTTTTTTTGCTCTCGTTTTCATAACACCTGCCATACTAACTCCTTACTCTTTGTCGTTTTTTACTAAAACTTCATCAATCATACCATAATCTTTTGCCTCTGCGGCACTCATAAAGTTATCACGGTCTGTATCTGCTTCGATTGTTTTAATGTTTTGTCCGGTATTTTTAGCCAATATTCCATTGAGTTCTTTTTTCATACGGAGAATTTCTTCTGCCTGAATTGCAATATCCGTTGCCTGACCCTGAGCACCACCCAAAGGTTGGTGAATCATAATTCTTGCATGAGGAAGAGCATAGCGCTTTCCTTTTTCACCACAAGAGAGTAAAAAAGCTCCCATTGATGCGGCTTGTCCTATACAAATAGTAGCCACATGTGGACGAATATAGTTCATCGTATCAAAAATAGCCAGTCCTGCAGTTACAACTCCACCTGGAGAGTTGATATAAAAATAGATATCTTTTTCAGGGTCTTCTGCTTCAAGGAATAAAAACTGCGCAACAATAGTTGAAGCAACAGCGTCATTTACTTCTCCGCTGAGCATAACGATTCTGTCTTTTAAAAGACGAGAATAGATATCGTAAGAACGCTCACCGCGTCCTGTTTTTTCAACTACATAAGGAATGTAACTCATGGCTTACGCTTCTACTTTTTCATTTAAAAGTGTTGTTAAAACTTTGTCTTCTACCATTGACATTTGGATAGCAGGAAGGTATCCGGCATCTTTATAATGCTCATATGCTTTTTGAGGATCTTGACCTGTTTGCATTGCTTCAAAGTAGATAGTCTGCATAACTTCTTGTTCTTCAACTTTTACACCAAGTTCTTGTGCTAATGCATCTATGATAAATGTAGCTTTTACACTTTTCATTGCATCATCACGGAAACTTTCACGAAGCTCTTCTAATTTTTCAGGATTTTCACGAAGTTCTTTAATTTCATCTTCACTCATTTGAGATGCTTTTTTATTGACCGCCATATCAATCTCTTGATCTACAACAAATTCCGGTAAATCAAAATCAATTTTTTCAACTAATATCTCTAAAAGTTTCGGCTTTAACTCTTCATTGTAAAGCTTTGTAAGTTTTTCCTGCTCAAGCGCTTTTTTAACTTCTTCTTTTAGCTTATCAAGTGTTGCATCTTCTTCACCAGGAAGCAGTTTTTTTGCAAGTTCATCGTCTATAACAACATCGTCTTTCACTTTAACGCCGTTGACTTTTACTTTAAACTCTGCATCTTTTCCGGCCAATGTATCTGAACCATAATTCTCTGGGAAAGTTACATTAATAGTCACTTCTTCGTCTCTTTTTACACCGATGAGCTGATCTTCAAATCCCGGAATAAATTGACCTGAACCAAGTTTAAGTTCAAAATTCTCAGCAGCACCGCCTTCAAAAGCTTCTCCACCTATAAAACCTTCAAAATCAATAACAGCAGTATCACCCTCTTTCATTTTGCGGTTGCGTTTGATGTCAACTAAAGGTGCCTGATTTTCAGCTATCTCTTTAATTCTTTCTTCAACTTCTTTGTCCGTTACTTCAGGCTTTTTAAAATCAGGAACTAAAGATTTAACATCAGCCAAATCAATTTGAGGACGCATAGCAACTTTAATAGCCACTTCGATTTTATCATCACTCTTGTCAAATTTAGAAATAGTCGGCTCACCAATCAAAGATGCATTGTCAATACTCAATTCTTCTAAACCTTTTGCAAGAACCTCACGAAGTGCTTCAGCTTCAGCATCTTCAACAAGTTTTTCACCATATTGCTTTTTGATGATAGCAACAGGAACTTTTCCTTTACGGAAACCTTGAACATTAGCAGTTTTAGAAAGTTGTTTCGCAATTTTTTCTATATTTGCATTTACCTCATCTATAGAGATTGTAGCTTCAATTTGAGCATTTGCACCATTAATTTTGTTTGATTTGATTTCCATCAATTTCCTTTTATTTGTATTATTAGTATAATATTCATACTATTATTTTATATAATCATACCAAAAATGTGCTTTTTTTGCGATTAATTTTTGCATAAATTTGGTTTGAAATTTAAAATAAGTATCCATAAAACAGCAAAATCTATCATCACATCGGCAAAATTAAAAACAGCAAAGTCAAATCCGCAGTGCCAATAAACCATATCTACAACACCGTCATGAATAAATCTGTCATAAATATTTGAAAAAGCACCCCCAAGAAGTATCCCACCGGGCAGGGCATAACATATTTTTTTGAGATACAATATATAGGCAAAAACACCACTCACAAGCAGAAGTTGAATATATTTTAAATACTCGTCTAAAAAAGCAAACATTGAAAAGGCTACACCTTTGTTGTAGACAAGTATCAAATCAATACAATCCGTATAATAACGGAAACCTTCAACAAATAAAGCCTTAATATTTTGATCGATTATAAACACGCCTGCCAAACTAAAAAGTAAAATGGCAGACAAGCGCAACATTTTATTATTATTCATTTAAAGCTGTCGTAAAAAAGTCTACTATTTCATCCATTTTTTCATTCATAATCTCTCGCTCTTTACACTCTAAAAGAACTCTCAATTTGTTCTCTGTACCTGAGTAGCGAATCAAATGACGTATGCCCTCATCCTCTAAAGCATGAAGCTTTTCATCCAGTGAAGCGATTTCACTCAAAGGCTTTTTTGTCTTTACATGTAAGTTCACCAGCTTCTGCGGATACAAAGGGAATGGACGTAAAAGCTCTGATGCCGCTTTTTTCTTATCAATAAGCAGCGCAAGCACTTGAAGTGCAGCCACAAGCCCGTCACCCGTTTTTGCATAATCATTTATAATAATATGCCCGCTCTGCTCGCCGCCAAAGTTAATATCCTGCTTTTTCATAATCTCCAAAACATGTTTATCACCGACATCTGAACGATAGAGTTTCAATTCATGCTCTTGCATATAGTCTTCAAGCCCCTGATTGCTCATAACAGTTGCAACAATACCCTCGCCTTTAAGTTTGTTCTGTTCGTGCAGATGCACGCCAAGTGCACCCAAAAGCTGGTCGCCGTCTACAACTTCACCTTTTTCATCCACAACAACAAGTCTGTCGGCATCACCGTCAAGTCCTATGCCCAAATCAGCTCTATACTTTACAACACAATTACATAAATCTTTTGTATGCAAGGCCCCGCAGTCTTCATTAATATTAAAACCGTTTGGTTTGTCATGCAGCACAATCACCTCAGCACCCAGCTCTTCTAAAACCGTCGGACCAACCTTATAAGCTGCACCGTTTGCCGTATCAAGCACTATACGTATTCCTTGTAGTGTCATATGTACGGGGAAAGAGTTTTTCAGCTGTACTATATAGCGCCCTATAACATCATCAATGCGTTTTGCTTTCCCTATTGCCTTGCCTGTAACCTGGGATTTATTGAGCAGTGCATCATCAAAATATATATTTTCGATCTCTTGCTCAATTCCAGAAGAAAATTTATCTCCTCGTCCATTAAAGAACTTTATACCGTTATCTTCATAAGAGTTATGCGAAGCCGAAATCATAATTCCCGCATCACAACGCATATTTTCCGTTATGTAAGCAATAGCAGGCGTAGGCATAGGACCAACTTCAATAACATCATACCCGACAGCCGTCAAACCACTCACAATGGCATTTTCTATCATATAACCGCTGCGCCGTGTATCTTTTCCAACCAATATTCTATTCGTCACAGCAGAAGATTTTAGATAAATCCCCGCAGCCATAGCCACCTTCATAGCAACCGAAGCACTTAAAAAAGAACCCGCCTCACCTCTCACACCATCAGTACCAAATAGTTTCATATTCACTCCACCCATATTTTATAAAATATCTTCATTTTATTATAGTAGTTTACACAAAGGATTAAAAAAAGAGACTCAGACCAAAGGGAGGATTCGCTCTCTTTTTTTCAGCCTTTTTGTAAACGGTTGTCTTAATTTGAGCCATTTTACCACCCTTTAACTTAATTTTAATTATTTTTAAGGTAATATTTCGCACTTAAATTCCAAAAAGGACTCATTAAATGGCAAATCACAAGTCATCAATTAAGAGAATTCGCCAGACACTCGTTCGTACTGAACGTAATCGTTTCTATAGAACTCGTCTTAAAAATATCGTAAAAACAGTTAGTTCAGCAGTTGAAGCTGGAAACAAAGAAGAAGCACAGGCAGCATTTAAAGTTGCAAACCAACAAATTCATAAATTTGTAAGCAAAGGTATCTTAAAAAAAGAAACTGCTGCTAGAAAAGTAAGTCGTCTACACAAAACTGTAAACGCAATATAAGGTAAGCTACAAATGCTAGCAGATAAACTTACACCGTTTATCAACCGCTATAACGAACTTAGCGAAATGCTAAGTTCACCTGACATAACCTCTGACATCAAACGAATGACAGAACTCTCAAAAGAACAATCTTCACTTTTACCTATCGTTGAAAAAACAAAAGAATACAAAGCACTCATAGAAGAAATCAGTGATTCAAAAGAGATGCTTTCAGACCCGGAAATGGGCGATATGGCAAAAGAAGAGCTTAAAGAACTAGAACCACAGGTACCCCTCATAGAAGAAGAGATAAAAATGCTTCTCCTGCCAAAAGACCCTAACGATGATAGAAATATCATCGTAGAACTTCGAGCAGGTGCCGGTGGCGATGAAGCAGCCATCTTTGTTGGAGACTTGTTTGATGCTTATACGCGTTATGCTGATTTAAAAGGGTGGAAAATAGAACTCATGAGCAGTTCACCATCTGATGCAGGCGGATATAAAGAGGTTGTAGCACTTATAAAGGGTGAACAGGTTTATTCACGGTTGAAATACGAAGGCGGAACACACCGTGTTCAGCGTGTACCACAAACAGAAAGTCAAGGACGCGTACATACCTCGGCTATTACCGTAGCCGTTATGCCTGAAGTAGATGATGTCGAAATTGAAATTAATGAAAATGATTTAAAGATTGATGTTATGCGTTCATCAGGATGCGGCGGGCAGTCTGTCAACACTACCGATTCGGCTGTTCGTATTACTCACCTGCCATCAGGGCTCGTTGTAACCAATCAAGATCAAAAATCACAGCATAAAAACAGAGAAAAAGCAATGAAGGTTTTAAAAGCAAGATTGTATGACCTTCAAATGCAAGAAGCCCAGGCCGAAGATGCTGCACAGCGTGCCGCACAAGTAGGTACCGGTGACAGAAGTGGAAGAATTAGAACGTATAATTATCCACAAAACCGTATCAGTGATCATAGAATCAACTTAACGCTTTACCGCTTAAATGAAATTATGAGCGGCGGTCTGCTCGATGAAATCATTGAACCGCTCATCGCTGATCATCAAGCCAAAATTGTAGAAGCAGCAGGACTGTAAAACGTCTTTACATGTAAAGCTTTAACGCTTTTTTGCTCTTCGGAAGCAAGGTTTTAACCTTACCTTTGAGGCTTAAAAGTTGCACAGCCCAGACTAAAGTCTGGGTTCCGATAACTTCATAAGCTTACATGTAACCAAACAACCTAAACGTCCCACTCCGTCTCAAAAGTCTTCTTCACACGCCCTTTAAAAGTAATGGTTTTTCCATTATAGCCCAAATAAAGCGTATCACCGCTTGTCGGATAAACTTCTATATTATTTTGCACATTTCCCTCTTTATAAGCTCTGTAAAAACAAGCAGCCATTCCCGTGCCGCAGGCTAATGTCTCGTCCTCTACTCCGCGCTCATAAGTACGAACTCTTAAATTACCGTCTTCTATATACATAATATTTACATTTGCGTTATAAACATAACGAAGCTCACGTGCCTCCTCTGTATCAAACTCTTTTATATTGTCGGTATATCGTACCAAATGTGGTACGCCTGTATTTATCAGCCACCAGTTATGCCCGTCAAATTCTATTTCGGTTTCAATAATTTCAGGAGGTGTCAATTCACTCTCCACCATGCCGCTTTTTGGAGTATTTTCTTCTACCTGTGCACCAATAACACCGGCTCCTGTCATAAAGTGCATCGTTGCCGGTGCTAAACCATTGTTGTAGGCATAATGCGCACAAGCACGGCTGCCATTACCGCACATATCTGCATGAGAGCCGTCAGAATTATAAAATTCCCATTCAAAGTCATACTCATCATTGGGTACAATTACTATAAGGCCGTCTGCACCTATACCATCCTGGCGATGACACAATGTTTTGGCGAGTTCGTAGCGTTCTTCTTTTTTATCATCGTGAAATATTACAAAGTCATTTCCATTTGCGCTGTATTTTGCTATTTTCATTTTTTGTATATCTCCTTTATTTTTTGTACGAACTGCTCTACTTCATTTTGAAGATGCTTCAAGTTCTTTGAGTTATCTATCACCCAAGTTGCTTTTTCTTTTTTCTCGTCAATCGGCATTTGAGAAGCAATCCGCTTGAGAGATTCCTCTTTTGTATATCCGTTACGCTTCATAAAACGTTCAAGCTGAATATCTGGCGGCGTATATACTACAACACTCTCTTTTATATCGTAATTTGAGTTTTCAAAAAAAAGCGGAATATCTATAAGATAAGGAAATTTAAAACTGTCCTGCTTTTCACTGCGCATTTGAATCTCAGCTTTTATTTTTGGATGCAAAAAGCTTTCTAATGTTTTTTTTGCCTCGGGATGTGAAAAAATATAACTGCCGAGTTTTGCACGGTCAACTTTTGTACCATTAATGTACTCTTGCCCGAATGTTTTCTCAACCCAGTCAACAGATGCATCAAGAATTTCATGCGAAATCGTGTCTGCATCAATCACCCGCATTCCGTTGAGCGCCAAAAGTGAAGCTACCGTACTTTTTCCAGTAGCAATACCCCCACTCAACGCAATAGCATACTCATAAGCCATTAGTTTTTAATAACGCCCAAATACTCTTTTCGTACATTATTTCCTGTAGCAAAAGCAGCAGGATGCACATCACAGTTATAATATTCCAGCCCGTCAAGCAGATCTGTTCTTT includes:
- a CDS encoding glucosaminidase domain-containing protein, encoding MSLSLFGLNENNNTAKREAVKAPVHQMSVKERKKRFIKLLVPTVRKVHDELMQRYERIAKYIQNKTNTQEIELLKKKYKAKSDEDLLARLKPHPVSITLAQAAMESSWATSRFFREANNVFGIWSSNTNEPRIAAGEKRGGKQTVWLRKFDTIEDSIRAYCEMMAKGKAYSKFRQLRLLCNDPYKITSGLDKYSEMGPDYIKVLNQMIKYNNFTKYDH
- a CDS encoding YifB family Mg chelatase-like AAA ATPase translates to MKKVRCATYEGVDAKVVDVESTLTKGLPSFSIVGMASTAITESKERVKSALLSNEFSFPPKRITFLLAPSELAKSGSQFDLSMAVLILLNESDVDLSRWFVFGELGLDGSVKENIQLYPLILSLANQGLISQAIVPFESLQKLSKIPNVSFYGVKSLKEAVEILKNQETALPNIKQSEINYPHYEIDAQKYYYVKEYSEDFIDVKGQDVAKRAALIAAAGFHNIILEGSPGCGKSMIANRLRYILPPMTASEILDVAKLEVLEGYEPEFKPHRALKNPHHSSTPASIFGGGSHKAKIGEVGLANNGILFFDELPHFSKAVLESLREPMQDAKIRISRVNSKVEYPAKFLFVGAMNPCPCGNLLDLHKECRCSDLEIQKYKNRLSEPFLDRIDLNVVMQNVNANDCASFSSKEMHKMVVEAHIFCKKRGQREFNAHLQDKDLDTFCRMDNESYETLQTAIGRFSLSFRSIKKIQKVARTIADLHKSELIQKEHLLEALSYRRR
- the def gene encoding peptide deformylase; protein product: MKLNIVEYPDKTLRKKSCEVKEFDASLHKLLDAMNPLMINTNGIGLAAIQVAYPIRALILNVPDEDGEQPPENLLEIINPVMTHKSGETTYQEGCLSVPQFYEDIKRYDNVVINYQDRYGNTKTLDADGLLAIAIQHEMDHLEGILFIDKLSYARRKKFEKEYKRMQKEKKHAK
- a CDS encoding GGDEF domain-containing protein, coding for MAGVMKTRAKKSLEGSNGKSPAIKSLDIDSSSSDIEIYAKEVLNALIADNLPPTPNNFSLYFDRLLEDKSENLRKQIHSILELEENNDDESTILLEQNLKQGFTSIKSILTVTANLYKNMSLMTKILEKRKKELESTPEVKATLNVIDILEGDVSKLNSILKTQSSQMKTIYDDTAKIVKSVENETIFDNKFGVYNKRYLLTKIEQEIGLIKEFNHKSSLIMIELSRELKKSVNNDKAILLMTRTIARLLLKTSRRSDIVAHYGNGVFAMLLKHTDIESAKKASERLCDLVSNSNFFLADREIQLKISIGVTNIDSEHSVEEIVVSAMDGIQKAYEQKSMNYAVSLRS
- the clpP gene encoding ATP-dependent Clp endopeptidase proteolytic subunit ClpP; this encodes MSYIPYVVEKTGRGERSYDIYSRLLKDRIVMLSGEVNDAVASTIVAQFLFLEAEDPEKDIYFYINSPGGVVTAGLAIFDTMNYIRPHVATICIGQAASMGAFLLSCGEKGKRYALPHARIMIHQPLGGAQGQATDIAIQAEEILRMKKELNGILAKNTGQNIKTIEADTDRDNFMSAAEAKDYGMIDEVLVKNDKE
- the tig gene encoding trigger factor, whose translation is MEIKSNKINGANAQIEATISIDEVNANIEKIAKQLSKTANVQGFRKGKVPVAIIKKQYGEKLVEDAEAEALREVLAKGLEELSIDNASLIGEPTISKFDKSDDKIEVAIKVAMRPQIDLADVKSLVPDFKKPEVTDKEVEERIKEIAENQAPLVDIKRNRKMKEGDTAVIDFEGFIGGEAFEGGAAENFELKLGSGQFIPGFEDQLIGVKRDEEVTINVTFPENYGSDTLAGKDAEFKVKVNGVKVKDDVVIDDELAKKLLPGEEDATLDKLKEEVKKALEQEKLTKLYNEELKPKLLEILVEKIDFDLPEFVVDQEIDMAVNKKASQMSEDEIKELRENPEKLEELRESFRDDAMKSVKATFIIDALAQELGVKVEEQEVMQTIYFEAMQTGQDPQKAYEHYKDAGYLPAIQMSMVEDKVLTTLLNEKVEA
- the lspA gene encoding signal peptidase II, producing the protein MLRLSAILLFSLAGVFIIDQNIKALFVEGFRYYTDCIDLILVYNKGVAFSMFAFLDEYLKYIQLLLVSGVFAYILYLKKICYALPGGILLGGAFSNIYDRFIHDGVVDMVYWHCGFDFAVFNFADVMIDFAVLWILILNFKPNLCKN
- the glmM gene encoding phosphoglucosamine mutase — protein: MKLFGTDGVRGEAGSFLSASVAMKVAMAAGIYLKSSAVTNRILVGKDTRRSGYMIENAIVSGLTAVGYDVIEVGPMPTPAIAYITENMRCDAGIMISASHNSYEDNGIKFFNGRGDKFSSGIEQEIENIYFDDALLNKSQVTGKAIGKAKRIDDVIGRYIVQLKNSFPVHMTLQGIRIVLDTANGAAYKVGPTVLEELGAEVIVLHDKPNGFNINEDCGALHTKDLCNCVVKYRADLGIGLDGDADRLVVVDEKGEVVDGDQLLGALGVHLHEQNKLKGEGIVATVMSNQGLEDYMQEHELKLYRSDVGDKHVLEIMKKQDINFGGEQSGHIIINDYAKTGDGLVAALQVLALLIDKKKAASELLRPFPLYPQKLVNLHVKTKKPLSEIASLDEKLHALEDEGIRHLIRYSGTENKLRVLLECKEREIMNEKMDEIVDFFTTALNE
- the rpsT gene encoding 30S ribosomal protein S20, which produces MANHKSSIKRIRQTLVRTERNRFYRTRLKNIVKTVSSAVEAGNKEEAQAAFKVANQQIHKFVSKGILKKETAARKVSRLHKTVNAI
- the prfA gene encoding peptide chain release factor 1, which codes for MLADKLTPFINRYNELSEMLSSPDITSDIKRMTELSKEQSSLLPIVEKTKEYKALIEEISDSKEMLSDPEMGDMAKEELKELEPQVPLIEEEIKMLLLPKDPNDDRNIIVELRAGAGGDEAAIFVGDLFDAYTRYADLKGWKIELMSSSPSDAGGYKEVVALIKGEQVYSRLKYEGGTHRVQRVPQTESQGRVHTSAITVAVMPEVDDVEIEINENDLKIDVMRSSGCGGQSVNTTDSAVRITHLPSGLVVTNQDQKSQHKNREKAMKVLKARLYDLQMQEAQAEDAAQRAAQVGTGDRSGRIRTYNYPQNRISDHRINLTLYRLNEIMSGGLLDEIIEPLIADHQAKIVEAAGL
- the dapF gene encoding diaminopimelate epimerase; this encodes MKIAKYSANGNDFVIFHDDKKEERYELAKTLCHRQDGIGADGLIVIVPNDEYDFEWEFYNSDGSHADMCGNGSRACAHYAYNNGLAPATMHFMTGAGVIGAQVEENTPKSGMVESELTPPEIIETEIEFDGHNWWLINTGVPHLVRYTDNIKEFDTEEARELRYVYNANVNIMYIEDGNLRVRTYERGVEDETLACGTGMAACFYRAYKEGNVQNNIEVYPTSGDTLYLGYNGKTITFKGRVKKTFETEWDV
- the coaE gene encoding dephospho-CoA kinase (Dephospho-CoA kinase (CoaE) performs the final step in coenzyme A biosynthesis.), which gives rise to MAYEYAIALSGGIATGKSTVASLLALNGMRVIDADTISHEILDASVDWVEKTFGQEYINGTKVDRAKLGSYIFSHPEAKKTLESFLHPKIKAEIQMRSEKQDSFKFPYLIDIPLFFENSNYDIKESVVVYTPPDIQLERFMKRNGYTKEESLKRIASQMPIDEKKEKATWVIDNSKNLKHLQNEVEQFVQKIKEIYKK